The window AGCATCAGGTGGACCGCATCAAGCACCTCGAGGACGAGGGCTTCCCTGCCCGCGTGCTGGACATCACCTGGCCCGCGAGCACCGGCAAGGATGGCCTGAAGGCCCGCCTCGACGAGCTTTGCAAGGAAGCGGAGGACGCCGTCGATGGAGGCGTCAATATCATCATCCTCTCCGACCGTGGCACTTCCGCCAGCCGCGTGCCGATCCCCGCCGTCCTTGCAGTGGGAACGGTCCACCACCACCTGAACCGCATCCGCAAGCGCATGCGCGCCTCGCTGGTGCTGGAGTCCGGTGAAGTGCGCGACACCCACCAGATTTCCTGCGCCTTCGGCTTCGGCGTCACCGCGGTGTGCCCGTATCTCGGCTACGCCACCGTGCGCCAGCTCGTGGCCGCGGATTCCGGCAAGGGCAAGTTCGAGGGGATCAGCGCGGAGAAGGCCATGGCCAACTACGCCAAGGCGCTCGAAAAGGGCGTGCTCAAGATCATGTCGAAGATGGGCATCTCGGTGCTCAACTCCTACCAGGGCGCGCAGATCTTCGAAGCCATCGGCATCGGCAGCGAGGTCATCGACTACGCCTTCACCGGCGTGCAGTCGAAGGTCGGCGGCATCGGCTTCGCGGAGATCGCGGAAGAGTCGATCATCCGCCACAAGGCAGCCTTCGAGACCCAGCCTGCCGCCAGCGGCACGCTCGACCTCGGCGACCCGGGCTACAACCGCTTCCGCAAGTCCGGCGAGCGCCACGCTTGGACCACCGACGTCATCAAGAACTTCCACACCTTCGTGAAGAGCGGCAAGGCCGAGGACTACGAGGACTACGTGAAGGTGCAACTCGAGACCACCCCGGTGGCCATCAAGGACCTCTTCGAATTCGTCCCCGCCGCCTCCGGCCCGATCCCGATCGACGAGGTGGAGTCGGTGGAAAGCATCCGCCGCCGCTTCACCACGGCCGCGATGTCGCTCGGTGCGCTTTCGCCCGAGGCCCACGAAACACTCGCCATCGCCATGAACCGCATCGGCGGCAAGTCCGACTCCGGTGAAGGCGGCGAGGACCCGGTGCGCTACAAGCCCTGGGCAAACGGCGACTACGCCCGCTCGTGGATCAAGCAGGTGGCATCCGGTCGCTTCGGCGTCTCGGCCCACTACCTCGTCAATGCCGACGAGCTGGAAATCAAGATGGCGCAGGGAGCGAAGCCCGGCGAGGGCGGCCAGCTCCCCGGCCAGAAGGTGAATGCGCTCATCGCCCGCCTGCGCCACACGCAGCCCGGCGTGCAGCTCATCTCCCCGCCGCCGCACCACGACATCTACAGCATCGAGGACCTCGCGCAGCTCATCCACGACCTGAAGGAAGTGAACCCGCGCGCCCGCGTGACGGTGAAGCTCGTCGCCGAGACCGGCGTCGGCACCGTCGCCGCCGGTGTGGCAAAGGCCAGCGCGGACACCATCCTGATCTCCGGTCACGACGGTGGCACGGGTGCGTCCCCGCTCTCGTCCACGAAGCACGCGGGCTCGCCTTGGGAACTCGGCCTGTCCGAGGCCCAGCAAACGCTGCTCATCAATAATCTCCGCAGCCGCGTGATCGTCCGCACGGACGGTGGCCTGCGCAATGGCAAGGACATCGTCACCGCGGCGATCCTCGGTGCCGAGGAATACAACTTCGGCACCATCGCTATGATCGCCATGGGCTGCGTCTATGTCCGCAAGTGCCACCTGAACAACTGCCCGGTCGGCATCGCCACCACCGATCCGAAGTTCCGTGCGAAGTTCAAGGGCACGCCGGAAATGGTCATCAACTTCTTCAACGGCGTGGCCGGTGAAGCCCGCGAGATCATGGCGAAGCTCGGCGTCCGCACGCTGGACGAGCTGATCGGCCGCCCGGAATACCTGAAGCAGCGCGAAGTCCCCGGCCACCCGAAGGCGAACCTCATCGACCTTGGTGCCGTGTTGAAGGACGTGATCCCGGATCTCGCGAAGCACAATGGCGTCGCCCCCGAGTCCATCTCGCGCACCTGCACGCAGTATCGCAACGACGGCATCTCGAAGACCCCGCTGGACCTCCAGATCTTGCGCGACCTCGCGAAGGCGCTCGGCACCGGCGAGATCCCCGAGGAGACGCCCGAGTATGGCAAGGACGCCACCCCGGACACCGTCGCCGCGGCGATCAAGGCCCTGCCCGACCGCGCTCCGGTCGAGCTGAGCTACGATGTGGTGAATACCGACCGCAACATCGGCACGCGCCTTTCCGGCCGCATCGCCGAGCTGCACGGCGACCGTGGTTTCAACGGCCACACCGCCGTGACGCTGAAGCTGCGCGGCACCGCCGGCCAATCTCTCGGCACCTTCCTCGTCTCCGGCGTGAAGATCGAGCTGACCGGTGAGGCGAACGACTACACCGGCAAGGGCATGGCCGCTGGCGAGATCGTCGTGAAGGTATCCCCCGACGCGAAGTTTAACCCCGCCACAAACACCATCCTTGGCAACACCTCGTTGTATGGTGCGACTGGCGGTGCTCTTTACGGCAACGGCCGCGCCGGTGAGCGCTTCGCCGTCCGCAACTCCGGTGCCACCGCGGTGGTCGAGGGCGTGGGTGACCACGGCTGCGAATACATGACCAACGGCTCCGTCGCGATCCTCGGCAAGACCGGGAAGAACTTCGGCGCGGGCATGTCCGGCGGCACCGCCTACGTCTATGACGTGGACGGTCGCTTCTACTCGCGCATCAATCCGGAAATGGTCGTCTCTCTCCCCGTGCGCCGCGCCCAGGACGTCGCCGAGCTGAAGAAGCTGATCTCGGATCACGCCGAGAAGACCGGCAGCCCCCACGCCGCCGCCTTGCTGGCCGACTGGGACAACAGCCTGAAGAAATTCGTCCGCGTCATCGCCAAGGAACGCGCCGCCCTCGAAGCCGCCGAAGAGGCGCACGAGGCCGCCTCCGCCCGCTGACCCGTGGCCGCGGCATCCCCTGCCGCACTTCCTTCCAAGCCCCGGATGCCGCATCATGTAGCATCCGGGGTTTTCTCTTGGCAGTCATGCCGCCACTCCGCGCTTGCGCCCGGCCGCGCCAGCGCCTATTCCGCCCGTCCACATCATGGCCAGCACGCCCGTCATCAACCTCCGCAGGGGACACGCCGTCCGTCACAACAACGACGTCTGCGTCGTGATCTCCCACGAACTCAAGACGCCGCCGCGCATGGCATCCTACGTGGTGATGTCGATCCGTAGCGTCGCCACCAAGAAGGTCGCGAATCTCCGCCTGACCTCGAACGACTCGATGGACTCCGTGCTCCTCGAGCGCATCCCGCACGAGTATTCCTACAAGGACTCCAGCGGCTACCACTTCCTCCACAACGAGACCTACGACGATGTCGCCGTGCACGACGACATCATCGACTCCGTCCGCGACTACCTCATCGAGAGCAATACCTACACGCTGCTCTTCGCCGACGGCCTCGTCGCAGACATCGAGCTCCCGCCTTCGATGGAAATGATCGTCGCCGAGTCGCCGGAAGGCGTGAAGGGCGACTCCGCCAACAACGCCTACAAGTCCGCCACGATGGAAACCGGCCTGGTCGTCCAGGTGCCGCTCTTCATCAACCCGGGCGAAAAGCTCATCATCAAGACGGAAGACGGCAGCTACATCAGCCGCGCCTGATTCATCCTCTTTTGCGAAAGCCGGGCTCCTCACGGGGTCCGGCTTTTTTCGTGCCCGCGCCTTCCGGCAGGGCTACGCGATCACGGAATCGCAAAATCGGACACTCCGCCTATTATCCCCCTGTTCAGTCAATATATCAGGCTTCTGATCTCTTGAACTAGACATGGTGTTACCACCCCTCCGGCACGGACAGGCCGGAGGGGTGATCCCCTCTTCAGCCTTCACCGGTACCGCCATCCGTGGCGCTTCCCCGACAGAGAGGGAAAACGCCGACCTTGATCCACAGCCACGGGAACTCCGTCCCCGCACGCCCGCTGATCGGAATCCCTTCCTCAGCCGAGGCGGAAGGTGATCCGGGCCTTGGTCACGTCGTAGGGAGACATCTCCATCTTCACGCGGTCGCCGACGACCAGGCGGATGAAGCGCTTGCGCATCTTGCCGGAAATGTGGGCGAGCACCTCGTGGCCGCTGTGAAGCTGCACACGGAACTGCGTGCCGGCGAGAACCGACGTGATCGTACCTTCGACCTCGACGGACTTTTCCTCGCCGTCTGGTCCAAGCTTGCGGGGGCGCGGCGCATTCCGGTTACCGCGACGGCCACCGCCGCCACCTCGTCTGAATCCTCCTTGGGGCATATGATTGAAAAACCGCGTCTTGTGACGGGGCAGGCCGATTCATCCCTGATGCGCAGGCTGCATTCAACTGCAAAAACGCGCCGGGCTTGCCCCGGGTGCCCTCTCCCGCTAGAAGCCGCCCGACTTTTCATGGCCGGTTTCTTCAAATCCCTCTACAACAAGATCGCGAACAAGGCGGAGATCGACTGGGACGAGCTCGAGGCCGACCTGATCTCCGCCGACCTCGGACCAAAGCTCGCGATGACCATCGTGGCCGAGCTCCAGGACCTTGGTCGCCAGGTGTCCGCGGAGGACGTGATCGAGTCCGCCCGCCGCCATGTGGCGAACCGCCTACCCCCGGACTCGCCGCCGCTGCTGCCCCGCATGGATGGCAAGCCTTTCGTTTTCCTCGTGGTAGGGATCAATGGCGTCGGCAAGACGACCTCGTGCGCGAAGCTCGCCCACTGGCTGCAGCGCCGCGGCCAGCCGACCGTGCTCGCCGCCGCCGACACCTTCCGCGCCGCCGCCGTGGAGCAACTCGAGCGCTGGGGACAGCGCCTGAATATCCCGGTGGTGAAAGGCCAGCCGAATGCCGACCCTTCCTCCGTCTGCTTCAATGCCCATCAAAAGGCCATCGCCGACGGCTCGAAGTATCTGATCTGCGACACCGCCGGTCGCCTCCACACGCGCCACAACCTGATGGAGGAGCTTTCCAAGATCAAACGCACGCTGGCGAAGAACGACGAGACGGCCCCGCACCTGACGCTGCTGGTGGTGGACGCCACCACCGGCGCAAATGCGCTCCAGCAGGCGAAGGAATTCCACAAGGCCTGCCCGCTCGATGGAGTGATCGTCACGAAGATGGACGGCTCCGGAAAGGGCGGCGTGGCGGTTTCGATCTACGACCAGCTCGGCATCGCGCCGCGCTTCCTCGGCACGGGCGAGGAGCCGGAGCAGTTCGCGCTCTTCAGCAAGCAGAAGTTTGTCGAAGAGATGTTCTGAAGAGCGGGACTATCGTTCCAATCCGGCTGGCAGTTTCCTCTGTTCAGCCGGAGTGAAATCGTGGGACTCATAGTCCCATGCGCGTTGCCCTTCTCGTCTTGGCTTTCGTCGCGGGATCCGTTGGTTGCCGCAGGTCGGTGACCGTCACGACCTCGATGACGACTTCCACCGCGAATACCCTGACCCCGGGATTGGTGATCAATTCCGCAGGGAGCTGGTCCGCCACTCACTCGAAGGGCAGCGAGAGCCTGGATATCTCGGTCAGCGGAACCGACATCACCTGGACGCTCACGAGCACGGAAAATTTGCCCGGCGGAGCTTCATCGAGCGGCTCCGGCTCATCGGGCATCACCCTCACTTCGCCGAGCGATCCATGGTTCGTCTATGTCGATTCGCCTCAGGAACTGTGGTTCTTCAATGGCACGACGGAACTCACCTACAGCCTGTCCTCGAATGGCGGATCAAGCAGCGGCCCGGCGATCCACGCGGGAAAACTGCTCCCCATCAAAGAGAAGGTCCCAGCCGGCCTGGTCCCCCATCTGCCAGCCAATCTCCAGAAGCTTTTCCCGGCCACGGAACCCGAGGAACCACGCCCGAGCCTGTAAGTATTTCAATTTCCTTGGCATCGGCATACCGGGATTCTAGTCCCTCGCATCGACACGCCGCTTGCCATCACCGGACTCGGAGCCCTGTCAGGGCTTGGTGACGGCATCGCCGACCACATTTCCGCGGTCGATGCCGGGCGCACCTGCTTCCGTCCGCTCTCGGAGCTCCTTGGTGAAGACAGTCCGCACCGCGATCTCCCGGCGTCGTGGATCGAACCGCGGAAGCTTCTGGTCAGCCGGAAGTGGGCACCCGCCAGCATGGCGGCGCTGCATGTCGCGAGGCAGGCGATCGCCGAGGCCGGCTGGACTGCCGCCGACCTGGAAAGCGCCGCCCTCTTCCTCGGCACCAGCCGCGGCACGGCGGCAGGCTGGATCGACAAGTGGCCGGAGCGCCGCGCCTTCCCCCTCATGGCAGCCAGCAATTCGCTGCACAGCGAGCCGGCCGCCGCCATCAGCATCGAGCTGGGCATCCGCGGACCGTGGCAGGTACAGGCCAGCGGATGCGCCGCAGGTCTCGATGCCCTCGGCATGGCGTCCGTCTGGTTGTCCGCCGGACTCGCCGAACGAGCGCTGGTCGTCGCCGTCGATCTGCCTCTTTCCCCGTGCCTGCTGGATAGCTACGCCGCCACCGGCATCCTATCGAAGAACGGTCTGAATGACCCCTATTCACAAAACACCGCCGGCATCCTCCCCGCAGAGGCGGCGGCGGCCATGACTCTGGAAAGGCATGCCCACCCAGCCGCGCCGG of the Luteolibacter flavescens genome contains:
- a CDS encoding elongation factor P; this translates as MASTPVINLRRGHAVRHNNDVCVVISHELKTPPRMASYVVMSIRSVATKKVANLRLTSNDSMDSVLLERIPHEYSYKDSSGYHFLHNETYDDVAVHDDIIDSVRDYLIESNTYTLLFADGLVADIELPPSMEMIVAESPEGVKGDSANNAYKSATMETGLVVQVPLFINPGEKLIIKTEDGSYISRA
- a CDS encoding beta-ketoacyl synthase N-terminal-like domain-containing protein; protein product: MTGLGALSGLGDGIADHISAVDAGRTCFRPLSELLGEDSPHRDLPASWIEPRKLLVSRKWAPASMAALHVARQAIAEAGWTAADLESAALFLGTSRGTAAGWIDKWPERRAFPLMAASNSLHSEPAAAISIELGIRGPWQVQASGCAAGLDALGMASVWLSAGLAERALVVAVDLPLSPCLLDSYAATGILSKNGLNDPYSQNTAGILPAEAAAAMTLERHAHPAAPALAGYLANADAADAIGMPAGAPGVARLLKQAIGRFGIPAALCPHASGTASHASLEPSAIRAALGEGVVLCPLKPVTGHGIGGGGLLETAILAAHLRESRLPRPLPHLTCPAGMTMTPPALFPGATVFKLASALGGKNSLVALQAPP
- the ftsY gene encoding signal recognition particle-docking protein FtsY; the protein is MAGFFKSLYNKIANKAEIDWDELEADLISADLGPKLAMTIVAELQDLGRQVSAEDVIESARRHVANRLPPDSPPLLPRMDGKPFVFLVVGINGVGKTTSCAKLAHWLQRRGQPTVLAAADTFRAAAVEQLERWGQRLNIPVVKGQPNADPSSVCFNAHQKAIADGSKYLICDTAGRLHTRHNLMEELSKIKRTLAKNDETAPHLTLLVVDATTGANALQQAKEFHKACPLDGVIVTKMDGSGKGGVAVSIYDQLGIAPRFLGTGEEPEQFALFSKQKFVEEMF
- the infA gene encoding translation initiation factor IF-1 — its product is MPQGGFRRGGGGGRRGNRNAPRPRKLGPDGEEKSVEVEGTITSVLAGTQFRVQLHSGHEVLAHISGKMRKRFIRLVVGDRVKMEMSPYDVTKARITFRLG
- the gltB gene encoding glutamate synthase large subunit gives rise to the protein MNPYYHPSTPLVPGSLHRLSAERDNCGMGAIAHIHGKRSFEIIDMALTSVCNMVHRGAVAADMKSGDGSGILSQIPYPIFFKAAEKLGTKLESEGDLGVAVFFLPANDDAGRKQLKSLAEDVVNKRGITIIGWREVPVDPDALGKTALETRPHIEHLLLKKPAGWDGDHFERQLFLCRRAIEKQTKGINGFYMPTFSSRLISYKGLAMPSALRAFYGDLQDSDFQTAISLYHQRFSTNTFPAWPLGQPFRMMCHNGEINTVEGNRNWMASREEFFSNPIWGDDIALLHDLMNEHESDSASLDHALEVLVLSGRSLEHAMCMLVPPAYRNDEDISDDVRAFYQYIRSFSEPWDGPAGLVYTDGTKLCASLDRNGLRPSRYKITEDGLLYIGSEAGAVIIDDSRVIRKGRLGPGQMLSVDTANGTVRNDREIKEALAKQKPYGRWIDENRLELRRFCSPDALAPSEDFAALELSRQQVAHGISSEELDMVFPPMLKGAQEAVFSMGDDIPLAVLSTYPRLLFTYFKQRFAQVTNPPIDPIREWAVMSAAAGLGPERNLLEETPEHCRIINLESAILFEHQVDRIKHLEDEGFPARVLDITWPASTGKDGLKARLDELCKEAEDAVDGGVNIIILSDRGTSASRVPIPAVLAVGTVHHHLNRIRKRMRASLVLESGEVRDTHQISCAFGFGVTAVCPYLGYATVRQLVAADSGKGKFEGISAEKAMANYAKALEKGVLKIMSKMGISVLNSYQGAQIFEAIGIGSEVIDYAFTGVQSKVGGIGFAEIAEESIIRHKAAFETQPAASGTLDLGDPGYNRFRKSGERHAWTTDVIKNFHTFVKSGKAEDYEDYVKVQLETTPVAIKDLFEFVPAASGPIPIDEVESVESIRRRFTTAAMSLGALSPEAHETLAIAMNRIGGKSDSGEGGEDPVRYKPWANGDYARSWIKQVASGRFGVSAHYLVNADELEIKMAQGAKPGEGGQLPGQKVNALIARLRHTQPGVQLISPPPHHDIYSIEDLAQLIHDLKEVNPRARVTVKLVAETGVGTVAAGVAKASADTILISGHDGGTGASPLSSTKHAGSPWELGLSEAQQTLLINNLRSRVIVRTDGGLRNGKDIVTAAILGAEEYNFGTIAMIAMGCVYVRKCHLNNCPVGIATTDPKFRAKFKGTPEMVINFFNGVAGEAREIMAKLGVRTLDELIGRPEYLKQREVPGHPKANLIDLGAVLKDVIPDLAKHNGVAPESISRTCTQYRNDGISKTPLDLQILRDLAKALGTGEIPEETPEYGKDATPDTVAAAIKALPDRAPVELSYDVVNTDRNIGTRLSGRIAELHGDRGFNGHTAVTLKLRGTAGQSLGTFLVSGVKIELTGEANDYTGKGMAAGEIVVKVSPDAKFNPATNTILGNTSLYGATGGALYGNGRAGERFAVRNSGATAVVEGVGDHGCEYMTNGSVAILGKTGKNFGAGMSGGTAYVYDVDGRFYSRINPEMVVSLPVRRAQDVAELKKLISDHAEKTGSPHAAALLADWDNSLKKFVRVIAKERAALEAAEEAHEAASAR